A window of the Burkholderia sp. 9120 genome harbors these coding sequences:
- a CDS encoding sugar ABC transporter permease: MHALKVLPAAGSKSAAPLRNAPRNGSRKGPHGKPLKKRFPFAAWLALLPMVLTVVFAYLGTMVWTARVSLSNSRTFPSGDFAGLSQYTRLFNNDRWLLSLQNIVIYGACFIVACMVIGLLLAIFIDQRVVAEGALRTIFLYPYAMSFVATGLVWQWILNPELGAQAVLHKLGFAHARFDWIVDQDWVIYTIVIATVWQASGLVMALLLAGLRGIDEELWKAARIDGIPRWRVYASIVVPMLGPSMSTAFVLLFVMVVKLYDAVVAMTQGGPGTASEVPAKFIMDYLFGRANIGLASAASIVLLATVLAILAPFFYARSRAALRKEA, translated from the coding sequence ATGCACGCGCTCAAGGTGCTGCCCGCCGCCGGGTCGAAGTCCGCTGCGCCGTTGCGCAATGCGCCACGCAACGGGTCACGTAAAGGACCGCACGGCAAGCCGCTGAAAAAGCGCTTTCCGTTCGCGGCCTGGCTGGCGTTGCTGCCGATGGTCCTGACCGTCGTGTTCGCGTATCTCGGCACGATGGTCTGGACCGCGCGTGTGTCGCTCAGCAATTCGCGCACGTTTCCTTCCGGCGACTTCGCGGGCCTCTCGCAATACACGCGGCTGTTCAACAACGACCGCTGGTTGCTGTCGCTGCAGAACATCGTGATCTACGGCGCGTGCTTTATCGTTGCGTGCATGGTGATCGGTTTGCTGCTGGCGATCTTCATCGATCAGCGCGTGGTCGCGGAAGGTGCGTTGCGGACGATCTTTCTCTATCCGTACGCGATGTCGTTCGTCGCGACCGGCCTCGTCTGGCAGTGGATTCTGAATCCGGAGCTCGGCGCGCAGGCCGTGTTGCACAAGCTCGGCTTCGCGCATGCGCGCTTCGACTGGATCGTCGATCAGGACTGGGTGATCTACACGATCGTGATCGCGACCGTGTGGCAGGCCTCGGGGCTGGTGATGGCGTTATTGCTCGCCGGCTTGCGCGGGATCGACGAGGAACTGTGGAAAGCCGCGCGCATCGACGGTATTCCGCGTTGGCGCGTTTATGCGAGCATCGTGGTGCCGATGCTCGGGCCGTCGATGTCCACCGCCTTCGTGCTGCTGTTCGTGATGGTCGTGAAGCTCTACGACGCCGTGGTCGCGATGACGCAGGGCGGTCCCGGCACCGCCAGCGAAGTGCCGGCCAAGTTCATCATGGACTATCTGTTCGGACGCGCCAATATCGGCCTCGCGTCGGCGGCTTCCATCGTGTTGCTGGCCACCGTGCTAGCGATTCTCGCGCCGTTCTTCTATGCCCGCAGCCGCGCCGCGTTGCGCAAGGAGGCGTGA
- a CDS encoding DUF2252 domain-containing protein encodes MSDIVKTMTRFNAGRDPERLAMKYQAMRSSPFVFLRGTCHLFYAGLPRDKILDEAPPVWICGDMHLENFGSYKGDNRLIYFDNNDFDEACLAPNLYELARLLTSVLVGAADLKLSRAQALALCHTALDSYGAALAFGKARWIEAETSVGMVRDLFDALASRPRAAFLDRRSVLKGKTRVLKVDGKKALPISDQQRAAVTEFMNKFAASQPNPDFYRILDVARRIAGTGSLGVDRYVMLVEGKGSPDSNFLIDLKEALPSSVMPHVRTPQPTWQSEAQRVVEVQRRNQAVSQAFLHAVDFNQRSYVLRSLQPSEDRVALSDWNGKLPRLEEVINSMAQLSAWAHLRSGGRQHSSIADELIAFGHRKDWQLPLIELATQCETQVADDWKAYCEAYDRGEFKLPAAH; translated from the coding sequence ATGTCCGATATCGTCAAGACCATGACCCGGTTCAACGCCGGCCGCGATCCCGAACGGCTCGCCATGAAATACCAGGCCATGCGCAGTTCGCCGTTCGTGTTTCTGCGCGGCACCTGTCATCTGTTCTACGCGGGTTTGCCGCGTGACAAGATCCTCGACGAAGCGCCGCCGGTCTGGATTTGTGGCGATATGCATCTGGAAAATTTCGGCAGCTACAAGGGCGATAACCGCCTGATCTACTTCGACAACAACGACTTCGACGAAGCCTGCCTCGCGCCGAATCTCTACGAACTGGCGCGGCTGCTGACGAGCGTGCTGGTCGGCGCCGCCGACCTCAAGCTGAGCCGCGCGCAGGCGCTCGCGCTCTGCCATACCGCGCTCGATTCGTACGGCGCGGCGCTCGCATTCGGCAAGGCGCGCTGGATCGAAGCGGAGACCTCGGTCGGGATGGTGCGCGATCTGTTCGACGCGCTGGCAAGCCGCCCGCGCGCCGCGTTTCTGGACCGGCGCAGTGTGCTGAAGGGCAAGACCCGCGTGCTGAAAGTGGACGGCAAAAAGGCGTTGCCGATCAGCGATCAACAGCGCGCAGCGGTCACGGAATTCATGAACAAGTTTGCCGCGAGCCAGCCCAATCCGGACTTCTATCGCATTCTCGACGTCGCGCGGCGCATTGCCGGCACCGGCAGTCTCGGCGTGGATCGTTACGTGATGCTGGTCGAAGGCAAAGGCTCGCCGGACAGCAACTTTCTGATCGATCTGAAAGAAGCGCTGCCGTCTTCGGTCATGCCGCATGTGCGTACGCCGCAGCCCACCTGGCAGAGCGAGGCGCAACGCGTCGTGGAAGTGCAGCGGCGCAATCAGGCGGTCTCGCAGGCGTTCCTGCACGCGGTCGATTTCAATCAGCGTTCCTACGTGTTGCGCAGTTTGCAGCCGTCGGAGGATCGCGTGGCCCTCAGCGATTGGAACGGCAAGCTGCCGCGTCTCGAAGAAGTGATCAACAGCATGGCCCAACTGAGCGCGTGGGCCCATCTTCGCAGCGGCGGCCGGCAGCACTCGTCGATTGCGGACGAGCTGATCGCGTTCGGCCATCGCAAGGACTGGCAGTTGCCGTTGATCGAACTGGCAACGCAGTGCGAGACCCAGGTCGCCGACGACTGGAAAGCGTATTGCGAAGCCTACGACCGCGGCGAGTTCAAACTGCCTGCGGCCCATTGA
- a CDS encoding ABC transporter substrate-binding protein, producing MNSKKMALRGIVAALALYGVVAQADPLKANVIHWWTSGGESAAIRQFADAYNKAGGQWVDNAVAGADQARSTAINRIIGGDPPTAAQFNTSKQFHDLIDQGLLNNVDDVAAKENWNGVFPPSIIDSIKVKGHYYAAPVDIHMPAWFFYSKPAFQKAGIAAEPKNYDEFLADLGKLKTAGVIPLALGGQPWQEKITFDAVFADVGGPDLYLKVYRDRDQNAVKSDAFRKVLASFKRLHDFVDAGSPGRNWNDATALVISGKAGVQIMGDWAKGEFSAAKQVAGKDFGCFPGFGPHSPYLVAGDVFVFPKTDNPTTIKAQNLLATVMTSPAAQVAFSAKKGSIPIRPDVDVSSLDICAKEGMAIMKDKSRQLPNPEMLLSPDRQGALIDVITNFWNKNQSVDDAQKAFASALKS from the coding sequence ATGAACAGCAAAAAAATGGCCTTGCGAGGCATCGTGGCAGCATTGGCGTTGTATGGCGTCGTCGCGCAGGCGGATCCCTTGAAGGCCAACGTGATTCACTGGTGGACCTCGGGCGGCGAGTCGGCCGCGATTCGCCAGTTCGCCGATGCGTATAACAAAGCCGGCGGCCAATGGGTCGACAACGCGGTAGCGGGCGCCGATCAGGCGCGCTCCACGGCGATCAACCGGATCATCGGCGGCGATCCCCCCACCGCCGCGCAGTTCAATACCTCCAAGCAGTTTCACGACCTGATCGATCAGGGCCTGCTGAACAACGTCGACGACGTCGCCGCGAAGGAAAACTGGAACGGCGTGTTCCCGCCTTCGATCATCGACAGCATCAAGGTGAAAGGGCACTACTACGCCGCGCCCGTCGACATTCACATGCCCGCCTGGTTCTTCTATTCGAAGCCGGCGTTCCAGAAGGCCGGCATTGCCGCCGAGCCGAAAAACTACGACGAATTCCTCGCCGATCTCGGCAAGCTGAAGACCGCGGGTGTGATTCCGCTCGCGCTCGGCGGCCAGCCGTGGCAGGAAAAAATCACCTTCGACGCCGTATTCGCCGACGTAGGCGGCCCCGACCTCTATCTGAAGGTGTATCGCGATCGCGACCAGAACGCGGTGAAGTCCGACGCGTTCAGGAAGGTGCTGGCCTCGTTCAAACGCCTGCACGATTTCGTCGACGCCGGTTCGCCGGGCCGCAACTGGAACGACGCGACCGCGCTGGTGATTTCCGGCAAGGCGGGCGTGCAGATCATGGGCGACTGGGCCAAGGGCGAATTCTCGGCGGCTAAACAGGTCGCGGGTAAGGACTTCGGCTGCTTCCCGGGCTTTGGTCCGCATTCGCCGTATCTGGTCGCGGGCGACGTGTTCGTGTTCCCGAAGACGGATAATCCGACCACGATCAAGGCGCAGAACCTGCTCGCCACGGTGATGACCTCGCCGGCCGCGCAAGTCGCGTTCAGCGCGAAGAAAGGCTCGATTCCGATTCGTCCCGACGTGGACGTGAGCAGTCTCGACATCTGCGCGAAGGAGGGCATGGCGATCATGAAGGACAAGTCGCGTCAGTTGCCGAATCCGGAAATGCTGCTGTCGCCCGACAGGCAGGGCGCGTTGATCGACGTCATCACCAATTTCTGGAACAAGAACCAGTCGGTGGATGACGCGCAAAAGGCCTTTGCCAGCGCGTTGAAGAGCTAG
- a CDS encoding GH1 family beta-glucosidase — protein sequence MANDASAVSDARSPQSLTDPFTPPADSSLWRKNFLFGAATASYQIEGAVDEDGRLPSIWDTFSATPGKVLAGDTGAVACDHYHRWQEDVDMLAGLGLEGYRLSIAWPRVMGASGVPNRKGLDFYKRLLARLKEKGITTFVTLYHWDLPQHLEDRGGWLNRDTAYRFADYADLMSRELACSVDAWATLNEPWCSAYLGYGNGHHAPGLADGRFATQAMHHLLLAHGLAIPVLRANDPASQKGIVANMGRGTANSDSAADQRAAHLFEVQHNAWILDPLLKGAYPRDLFELWPGTEPLVLDGDLQTIAAPLDFLGVNYYFRTNLASDGAHGFKEVPPEGVERTQMGWEVHPDGLRDLLTGFRKTYANLPPIYITENGMASDDKVTDGHVDDTQRIAFLKRHLAAVDQAIKAGVDVRGYFLWSLMDNFEWAFGYERRFGVVHVDYATQKRTIKRSAELVAKFLRERKLLT from the coding sequence GTGGCAAACGACGCATCCGCTGTATCCGACGCACGCTCCCCCCAATCGCTCACCGATCCGTTCACGCCGCCCGCCGACTCGTCGCTGTGGCGCAAAAACTTTCTGTTCGGCGCGGCCACCGCGTCATATCAGATCGAAGGCGCCGTGGATGAAGACGGCCGCCTGCCGTCGATCTGGGACACCTTCTCGGCCACGCCCGGCAAGGTGCTCGCCGGCGACACCGGCGCGGTGGCCTGCGATCACTATCATCGCTGGCAAGAGGACGTGGACATGCTGGCGGGGCTCGGCCTCGAAGGCTATCGGCTGTCGATCGCGTGGCCGCGCGTGATGGGCGCGTCCGGCGTGCCGAATCGCAAAGGGCTCGACTTTTACAAGCGCTTGCTGGCGCGCCTGAAAGAGAAGGGCATCACGACCTTCGTCACGCTGTATCACTGGGATCTGCCGCAGCACCTGGAAGATCGCGGCGGCTGGCTGAATCGCGATACCGCGTACCGTTTCGCCGACTACGCCGACCTGATGAGCCGCGAACTGGCCTGCAGCGTCGACGCCTGGGCCACGCTCAACGAGCCCTGGTGTTCCGCGTATCTCGGCTACGGCAATGGTCATCACGCGCCGGGTCTTGCCGATGGGCGCTTCGCGACGCAAGCCATGCATCATTTGCTGCTCGCGCATGGTCTCGCGATACCGGTGTTGCGCGCCAACGATCCGGCCTCGCAGAAAGGGATTGTCGCCAACATGGGGCGCGGCACGGCGAATAGCGACAGCGCCGCCGACCAGCGCGCCGCGCATCTGTTCGAAGTTCAGCACAACGCGTGGATTCTCGATCCGCTGCTCAAGGGCGCGTATCCGCGCGATCTGTTCGAGTTGTGGCCGGGCACGGAACCGCTGGTGCTGGACGGCGACCTGCAGACGATTGCCGCGCCGCTCGATTTTCTCGGCGTCAACTATTACTTCCGCACGAACCTGGCGAGCGACGGCGCGCACGGTTTCAAGGAAGTGCCGCCGGAAGGCGTGGAGCGCACGCAGATGGGCTGGGAGGTGCATCCGGATGGCTTGCGCGATCTGCTGACCGGCTTCAGGAAAACGTATGCGAACCTGCCGCCGATCTACATCACGGAAAACGGCATGGCGTCGGACGACAAGGTGACAGACGGCCACGTGGACGACACGCAGCGCATTGCGTTTCTCAAGCGCCATCTCGCCGCGGTCGATCAGGCGATCAAGGCGGGTGTCGACGTGCGCGGGTATTTTCTCTGGTCGCTGATGGATAACTTCGAGTGGGCGTTCGGTTACGAGCGGCGCTTTGGGGTCGTGCATGTGGACTACGCTACGCAGAAACGCACCATCAAACGCAGTGCGGAGCTGGTGGCGAAATTCCTGCGGGAGCGGAAGTTACTCACCTAA